From Crassaminicella indica, one genomic window encodes:
- a CDS encoding HsdM family class I SAM-dependent methyltransferase has product MNERITENLVRDILREKGYYDDKIVTVEEQSSNIPRVDKLLSDASKKGKGKGYPEFIITTSKNKSLVVVIECKADIKKHESKERKKYADYAVDGALNYADYLSKDFNVIAIGVSGQNENELKINSYLWAKGSNKYEPLNDDGILTIYDYINIVERNPIIEKKNYFELMKFSKDLHNDMRDYAKLTETEKPILVSGILIALSNQAFLHSYKYISNASDLAHSIVTTIETVVKNSKIPEGKVKNLIQVYSFIETHPELNRGDTLFNIVEKIDKHVKPFMNSYNNIDVIGQFYGEFLRYTGGDKKSLGIVLTPRHITELFAEMANLTPDSVVLDTCCGTGGFLISAMYEMIKKAGNSEEKIKHIKSNNLIGVEQQPNMFALATSNMILRGDGKSNLYLGSCFSFDEQLKSKKPTVGFINPPYSQKGEGLSELDFIKHMLDCLEPNSLGFAIVPMGTAIGTHPLKAEILKKHTLEAVMSMPDDLFYPVGVIPCIMVFRAKVPHNANYESWFGYWKDDGFVKTKNEGRIDLYHRWERIKVKWLDMYFNKKEIPGYSVKKKVTANDEWCAEAYMETDYSDITEEDFENVMKKYMVFKIMNGCDENEDE; this is encoded by the coding sequence TTGAATGAAAGGATTACGGAAAATTTAGTTAGAGATATATTAAGAGAAAAAGGTTATTATGATGATAAAATAGTAACAGTCGAAGAACAAAGCAGTAACATACCAAGAGTTGATAAGTTATTGAGTGATGCTAGTAAAAAAGGAAAAGGGAAAGGATATCCAGAATTTATAATTACAACTAGCAAAAATAAAAGTTTAGTAGTTGTGATAGAATGTAAAGCTGATATTAAGAAACATGAGAGCAAAGAAAGAAAAAAATATGCTGATTATGCTGTAGATGGTGCACTTAACTATGCAGATTATTTATCTAAAGATTTTAATGTAATTGCTATAGGGGTAAGTGGACAAAATGAAAATGAATTAAAAATAAATAGTTATTTATGGGCTAAAGGTAGCAATAAATATGAACCATTAAATGATGATGGGATTTTAACTATATATGATTATATTAATATTGTCGAAAGAAACCCTATAATAGAAAAGAAAAATTATTTTGAACTTATGAAGTTTTCAAAAGATTTACATAACGATATGAGGGATTATGCAAAATTAACTGAAACTGAAAAACCTATTTTGGTTAGTGGAATTTTAATTGCTCTATCTAACCAAGCTTTTTTACATAGTTATAAATATATAAGCAATGCAAGTGATTTAGCTCACTCAATCGTTACAACTATTGAAACAGTGGTAAAAAATTCTAAAATACCAGAAGGCAAGGTTAAAAACCTTATACAAGTATATAGTTTTATAGAAACTCACCCAGAACTTAATAGAGGAGATACATTATTTAATATTGTTGAAAAAATAGATAAACATGTTAAACCATTTATGAATTCATATAATAATATTGATGTAATTGGTCAATTCTACGGAGAATTCTTGAGATATACAGGTGGAGATAAGAAATCACTTGGTATTGTTCTTACACCAAGACATATTACAGAATTATTTGCTGAAATGGCAAATTTAACTCCAGATAGTGTTGTATTAGATACTTGTTGTGGTACAGGTGGGTTCTTAATAAGTGCTATGTATGAAATGATTAAAAAAGCAGGGAACTCTGAAGAAAAAATTAAACATATAAAATCAAATAATCTTATAGGGGTAGAGCAACAGCCAAATATGTTTGCTTTAGCAACTTCAAATATGATATTAAGAGGTGATGGAAAATCCAACTTATATTTAGGAAGCTGTTTTTCTTTTGATGAACAATTAAAATCAAAGAAGCCAACAGTTGGATTTATTAATCCACCGTACTCGCAAAAAGGTGAAGGGCTTTCAGAATTGGACTTCATTAAACACATGCTAGATTGTTTAGAACCAAATTCTTTAGGATTTGCTATAGTTCCTATGGGAACAGCTATTGGAACTCATCCATTAAAAGCAGAAATTTTAAAAAAACATACACTGGAAGCCGTAATGAGCATGCCAGATGATTTATTCTATCCTGTAGGTGTTATTCCATGTATTATGGTATTTAGAGCCAAAGTTCCACATAATGCAAATTATGAATCATGGTTTGGATATTGGAAAGATGATGGATTTGTAAAAACTAAAAATGAAGGAAGAATTGATTTATACCACAGGTGGGAAAGAATTAAGGTTAAGTGGTTAGACATGTACTTTAATAAAAAAGAAATACCGGGTTATAGTGTGAAGAAAAAAGTTACAGCTAATGATGAATGGTGTGCTGAAGCTTATATGGAGACGGATTATAGTGATATAACAGAAGAAGATTTTGAAAATGTAATGAAAAAATACATGGTATTTAAAATAATGAATGGTTGTGATGAAAATGAAGATGAGTAA
- a CDS encoding recombinase family protein: protein MCALAQRYINDRHNEIKNNNKRVLIYCRESRDDNMENYERIETQRDLLLGYCSKKGYNNIVKVIMHDNMTGTDFQRLDEIKNMIRRGEVDTILMKDSSRLGRNQYEALGFVQFIEEYGVELEFYERKYDAELFPLEAYFHERRVRDDSEKIRATIKGKMEKGDFLVRAHYGYKKEGNKLIVDENTAWVVKKIFNLYKEGYGYRAIATMLTEEGIPTPSAYRNNPNRPQASTWIAQHVNRIINNEVYTGTMVSGKTQKVSYKSKKTKRKPESEWIRIENHHEAIIDKETFEICKRIREKKSDFAPKTKKPALLSGFMECGRCGTAMYMIRKKGRLDAFVCGKYFKEGKIKPHIEDRGCTTHRVRESDINNVIKKHIENMLENPDYRQYFNSKLKDTREKKESQSHILMKLENNLGKFKGQYEQVYNDKLDGKIPEFIFEKKSKELENNINILQKQIEEIKNRINNLDKLESNIDKIDVAMKNIRENGLSKEAVELLINKIIVYDEYEIPEEAKTLYNIDDIMFSEIYHKGGIIIDMKYNVQHVMSNRWL from the coding sequence ATGTGTGCATTAGCTCAAAGATATATTAATGATCGTCATAATGAAATTAAAAATAATAATAAACGTGTTTTGATTTATTGTAGAGAAAGTCGTGATGACAACATGGAAAATTATGAAAGAATTGAAACTCAAAGGGATTTATTGCTTGGATACTGTAGTAAAAAAGGATATAATAATATAGTCAAAGTAATTATGCACGATAACATGACAGGTACTGATTTTCAAAGGCTTGATGAAATTAAAAATATGATAAGACGTGGTGAAGTTGATACTATACTAATGAAGGATAGTTCAAGACTTGGAAGAAATCAATATGAGGCTCTTGGGTTTGTTCAATTTATAGAAGAATATGGAGTAGAGTTAGAATTCTATGAAAGAAAATATGATGCTGAATTATTTCCATTAGAAGCATATTTCCACGAAAGACGAGTAAGAGATGACTCCGAAAAAATCCGAGCTACCATAAAAGGTAAAATGGAAAAGGGTGATTTTTTGGTTAGAGCACATTATGGATATAAAAAGGAAGGGAATAAATTAATTGTTGATGAAAATACTGCTTGGGTAGTTAAGAAAATCTTCAACTTATATAAGGAAGGTTATGGGTACAGGGCTATTGCAACTATGTTAACAGAAGAAGGTATTCCAACTCCATCTGCATATAGAAATAACCCAAATAGACCACAAGCAAGCACTTGGATAGCTCAACATGTAAATAGAATTATTAATAATGAAGTTTATACAGGAACTATGGTTTCTGGTAAAACACAAAAGGTTAGTTATAAAAGTAAAAAAACTAAAAGAAAACCAGAAAGTGAATGGATTAGAATAGAAAACCATCATGAAGCTATTATTGATAAGGAAACATTTGAAATATGCAAAAGGATTCGAGAGAAGAAAAGTGACTTTGCCCCTAAAACTAAAAAACCTGCTTTGCTTTCTGGATTTATGGAATGTGGCAGATGTGGAACAGCTATGTATATGATTAGAAAAAAAGGAAGATTAGATGCTTTTGTTTGTGGTAAGTATTTTAAAGAAGGAAAAATTAAACCACATATAGAAGATAGAGGGTGTACTACTCATAGAGTAAGAGAGTCAGATATTAATAATGTAATAAAAAAACATATAGAAAACATGTTAGAAAATCCAGATTATAGGCAATATTTTAATAGTAAGTTAAAAGACACAAGGGAAAAGAAAGAAAGTCAAAGTCATATATTAATGAAACTAGAAAATAATTTAGGTAAATTCAAAGGACAATATGAACAGGTATATAATGACAAGTTAGATGGCAAAATTCCAGAATTCATATTTGAAAAGAAATCAAAAGAGTTAGAAAATAATATTAATATCTTGCAAAAACAAATAGAAGAAATTAAAAATAGGATTAACAACCTAGATAAACTAGAAAGTAATATTGATAAAATTGATGTAGCCATGAAGAACATACGAGAAAATGGATTGTCAAAGGAAGCAGTTGAATTACTAATAAATAAAATTATTGTCTATGATGAATATGAAATTCCAGAAGAAGCAAAGACACTTTACAATATTGATGATATAATGTTCAGCGAAATATATCATAAAGGTGGTATAATAATAGATATGAAATATAACGTACAACATGTTATGTCAAACAGGTGGTTGTGA
- a CDS encoding UDP-N-acetylglucosamine 1-carboxyvinyltransferase, producing MSRFLIRGGNKLNGEIRIGGAKNAVLPILAATVMNGGENILFDCPNLSDVHSMIQILKAIGCTVTFDQHTLKVDSSTLSSYEIPENLVREMRSSIFLMGPMLARCGKVKISYPGG from the coding sequence GTGAGTAGGTTTCTGATAAGAGGAGGAAATAAGTTAAATGGAGAAATAAGAATTGGTGGAGCAAAAAACGCAGTTCTTCCAATATTGGCTGCTACTGTTATGAATGGAGGAGAAAATATATTATTTGACTGTCCAAATCTTAGTGATGTTCACTCAATGATACAAATATTAAAAGCTATTGGATGTACAGTGACTTTTGACCAACATACACTAAAGGTAGATTCAAGCACTTTATCTTCTTATGAAATTCCTGAGAATTTAGTAAGGGAAATGAGATCTTCTATATTTTTGATGGGTCCAATGCTTGCTCGATGTGGAAAAGTAAAAATCAGTTATCCAGGTGGATAA
- the murD gene encoding UDP-N-acetylmuramoyl-L-alanine--D-glutamate ligase, with protein sequence MLVKDKRVLVVGLGTSGIPTVNVLLKLGANVTVNDMKKEDALKDILKEIDTSKVNFILGQHPKTLSNFDMVVLSPGVPTDLSFIIKAKDIGITVIGELELAYRLCKGKFIAITGTNGKTTTTALTGEIFKKAEKETYVVGNIGIAAISKALDASEEAIMVTETSSFQLESIIDFKPKISAILNITPDHLNRHKTMENYIMAKADIFKNQDEKDYLVLNVDNELTYGLKKYAKAEIIPFSRKVHLEKGAYVSDEHIVVKEENKKEKIICSVDDLKIPGKHNLENALAATAICYWAGIDADVIGDTLRGFMGVEHRIEFVDEIKGVRFINDSKGTNPDAAIKAVEAIKTPIVLIAGGMDKGSDFKAFIDVLKGKVKEMILIGETAEKIKKTADENGFNACTIVENMEQAVKISAKVAQKGDTVLLSPACASWDMYPSFEVRGKHFKECIKKLRG encoded by the coding sequence TTGTTAGTAAAAGATAAACGTGTTTTAGTAGTGGGATTAGGAACATCAGGAATACCAACTGTAAATGTTTTATTGAAATTAGGAGCTAATGTTACTGTTAATGATATGAAAAAAGAGGATGCTCTAAAGGATATATTAAAAGAAATAGATACTAGCAAAGTAAATTTTATTTTGGGACAGCATCCGAAGACACTATCAAATTTTGACATGGTAGTACTTAGTCCAGGAGTACCGACAGATTTATCTTTTATTATAAAGGCAAAAGATATAGGAATTACTGTCATAGGAGAATTAGAACTGGCATATAGGTTGTGTAAGGGGAAATTTATTGCCATAACAGGAACAAATGGAAAAACAACTACAACAGCTCTAACAGGTGAAATATTTAAAAAAGCAGAAAAGGAAACCTATGTTGTAGGGAATATTGGGATTGCTGCAATATCAAAGGCATTAGATGCAAGTGAAGAAGCGATTATGGTTACGGAGACAAGCAGCTTTCAGCTCGAAAGCATTATAGATTTTAAGCCTAAAATTTCAGCTATTTTAAATATTACTCCAGATCATTTAAATAGGCACAAGACAATGGAAAATTATATAATGGCAAAAGCTGATATATTTAAAAATCAAGATGAAAAAGATTATTTAGTATTAAATGTAGATAATGAATTAACTTATGGTTTGAAAAAATATGCAAAAGCAGAGATTATTCCATTTAGTAGAAAGGTTCATTTAGAAAAAGGAGCATATGTTTCTGATGAACATATTGTTGTAAAGGAAGAAAACAAAAAAGAAAAGATAATTTGTTCAGTAGATGATTTAAAGATACCAGGAAAGCATAATTTAGAAAATGCATTAGCTGCAACAGCTATTTGTTATTGGGCAGGGATCGATGCTGATGTTATAGGAGATACTTTAAGAGGCTTTATGGGAGTAGAACACAGAATAGAATTTGTTGATGAAATCAAAGGTGTGCGGTTTATAAATGATTCTAAGGGTACAAATCCAGATGCAGCAATAAAAGCAGTAGAAGCTATAAAAACGCCTATTGTTTTGATTGCTGGTGGAATGGATAAGGGAAGCGATTTTAAAGCATTTATTGATGTATTGAAGGGAAAAGTAAAAGAAATGATTTTAATAGGAGAAACAGCTGAAAAAATAAAGAAAACAGCGGACGAAAATGGATTTAATGCATGTACAATTGTAGAAAATATGGAGCAAGCAGTAAAAATTTCAGCAAAGGTTGCACAAAAAGGAGATACTGTGTTATTATCACCAGCTTGTGCTAGTTGGGATATGTATCCTAGCTTTGAGGTTAGAGGTAAACATTTTAAAGAATGTATAAAAAAATTGAGGGGGTAA
- the spoVE gene encoding stage V sporulation protein E: MAKKRSSDFTLFLTVLILVVIGIIMVFSSSHYYALSKMNDSYHFLKRELMWAGLGMIGMFFTMNYDYWKYRKMAPYAYIFSLILLLLIFTPLGKEINGARRWLGVGGFTIMPGEVSKICAIIFMASMLSRRTEKIKSFVNGVIPCLVIIGIYFGLIILQPNMSTAVTISMIIASMMFVAGMRWFHVMAMGIGGIGFLAVMILIAPYRMKRLTSFLDPFSDPRGAGYQVIQSLYALGSGGLFGVGLGKSIQKYLYIPEPQNDFIFAIIGEELGFIGCVTVILLFLLLIWRGVRISINAPDLFSCLLASGITAMVAVQVIINIAVATSSMPVTGIALPFISWGGNSLAIFMAAMGILLNISRHSNLDRR, from the coding sequence GTGGCAAAAAAAAGGTCAAGTGACTTTACCCTTTTTCTTACAGTATTAATACTAGTTGTAATAGGGATTATTATGGTATTTAGTTCTAGTCATTACTATGCACTTTCTAAAATGAATGATTCCTATCACTTTTTAAAAAGGGAATTGATGTGGGCTGGACTAGGTATGATAGGTATGTTTTTTACGATGAATTATGATTACTGGAAATATAGAAAAATGGCACCATATGCTTACATATTTAGTTTGATTTTGTTATTGCTTATTTTCACGCCACTTGGCAAAGAGATCAATGGTGCAAGAAGGTGGTTAGGTGTTGGTGGGTTTACAATCATGCCGGGAGAGGTTTCAAAAATATGTGCAATTATTTTTATGGCATCTATGCTTTCTAGGAGAACTGAAAAAATCAAAAGCTTTGTGAATGGGGTTATTCCATGCCTTGTTATTATAGGAATATATTTTGGGCTAATAATATTACAGCCTAACATGAGTACAGCAGTTACCATTAGTATGATTATTGCTTCTATGATGTTTGTGGCAGGTATGAGATGGTTCCATGTAATGGCTATGGGTATTGGTGGTATTGGATTCTTAGCTGTTATGATTTTAATAGCTCCTTATCGTATGAAAAGATTAACAAGCTTTTTAGATCCTTTTTCAGATCCTAGAGGGGCAGGATATCAAGTAATTCAATCCCTTTATGCCTTAGGGTCAGGTGGATTATTTGGTGTGGGGCTTGGAAAAAGTATTCAGAAATATCTTTACATACCTGAACCGCAAAATGATTTCATATTTGCAATTATAGGGGAGGAATTAGGCTTTATTGGTTGTGTAACGGTAATCCTTTTATTTCTTTTGTTGATCTGGAGAGGTGTAAGAATTTCTATTAATGCTCCAGACTTATTTAGTTGTTTGCTTGCTTCTGGTATAACTGCTATGGTAGCTGTGCAAGTAATTATAAATATTGCAGTTGCCACCTCTTCCATGCCTGTTACTGGAATAGCTTTACCTTTTATAAGTTGGGGGGGGAACTCACTGGCAATATTTATGGCAGCTATGGGAATTTTATTAAATATATCTAGACATTCGAATTTAGATAGGAGATGA
- a CDS encoding UDP-N-acetylmuramoyl-tripeptide--D-alanyl-D-alanine ligase, with protein sequence MKLSIQEIIEATKGKLIKGDISDFVYGISTDSRSIKSNELFIPLVGEKFNGHDFIESVAKIGVSAVLTSQKVEDDLSGYERLSIIKVKDTLKALQDIAKYYISKFNIPIIGVTGSTGKTSTKEMIYSVLSKKYKVLKNKGNLNNHIGLPLTVFELEEDHELAIFEMGMSGFGEIDLLASIVKPDVAVITNIGLSHVEHLGSQENILKSKMEITNYFDEESTLIVNGDDPLLKTLEDIDTDYYQYFIGTEENCHYQAVNIKNLGEYGIRFDMFINDKFYPFTLNVLGEHNIYNALCAIAIGLKFNMDIELIQEGIKEFKGSKMRLHIFTTNENIKVINDAYNASPDSMTAAIHVLSKMRNRKIAVLGDMLEMGEYAKDGHYKVGCELAKNSIDILIAVGTNAEYIAKGAIENKLDNDRVYTCKKNEEAIDLLKSILQKEDVVLVKGSRGMRMEEIVQYIQERS encoded by the coding sequence ATGAAATTATCTATACAAGAAATCATAGAAGCAACAAAGGGAAAGCTGATAAAAGGAGACATATCAGATTTTGTTTATGGTATTTCAACGGATTCTAGAAGTATAAAAAGCAATGAACTTTTTATTCCTCTTGTAGGTGAAAAGTTTAATGGACATGATTTTATTGAGAGTGTTGCTAAGATTGGAGTAAGTGCAGTGCTTACTAGTCAAAAAGTTGAAGATGATTTATCAGGTTATGAAAGGTTATCTATTATAAAGGTAAAAGATACTCTAAAGGCTCTACAGGATATTGCAAAATACTATATATCAAAGTTTAATATACCTATTATAGGTGTTACAGGTAGTACAGGAAAAACTTCAACAAAGGAAATGATTTATTCTGTACTTAGCAAAAAATATAAAGTTTTAAAAAACAAAGGAAATCTTAACAATCATATAGGACTTCCTTTAACAGTTTTTGAACTTGAGGAGGATCATGAGCTTGCGATATTTGAAATGGGAATGAGTGGATTTGGTGAGATAGATTTACTAGCCAGTATTGTAAAACCTGATGTTGCAGTTATTACAAATATTGGATTATCTCATGTTGAGCATTTAGGGTCACAAGAGAATATCCTTAAATCAAAAATGGAAATTACAAATTATTTTGATGAAGAAAGTACTTTGATTGTAAATGGTGATGATCCTTTATTAAAAACTTTAGAAGATATTGATACAGACTATTATCAGTATTTTATAGGTACTGAAGAAAATTGTCACTATCAGGCAGTAAACATAAAAAATTTGGGTGAATATGGCATTCGTTTTGATATGTTTATCAATGACAAATTTTATCCTTTTACATTAAATGTTTTAGGAGAACACAATATTTATAATGCATTATGTGCAATTGCTATTGGATTAAAATTTAATATGGATATAGAATTAATACAAGAAGGCATAAAAGAATTTAAAGGAAGTAAAATGAGACTTCATATTTTTACTACCAATGAAAATATAAAAGTGATTAATGATGCATATAATGCAAGTCCTGATTCCATGACAGCTGCTATTCATGTATTAAGTAAAATGAGAAATAGGAAAATTGCAGTTTTAGGAGATATGCTGGAAATGGGTGAGTATGCTAAAGATGGACATTATAAGGTAGGCTGCGAACTGGCAAAGAATTCCATAGATATATTGATTGCAGTAGGTACAAATGCAGAATATATTGCAAAAGGAGCAATAGAAAATAAATTAGATAATGATAGAGTATATACATGTAAAAAAAATGAAGAAGCTATAGATTTATTAAAGAGTATATTACAAAAGGAAGATGTCGTACTTGTAAAAGGATCAAGAGGAATGCGAATGGAGGAAATCGTACAATACATACAAGAGAGGAGTTAA
- the murG gene encoding undecaprenyldiphospho-muramoylpentapeptide beta-N-acetylglucosaminyltransferase has protein sequence MKVLISGGGTGGHIYPAIAIANKIREEIKGVEILFVGTEKGLESQLVPKAGYKLEIITIRGFKRKLSIDTIFSIKDLFLGIKDAAKIIKKFKPDLVIGTGGYVCGPVVFIASLLNIKTIIHEQNVVPGMTNKILSKFVDKILVSFEESKDYFYNSNKIVVTGNPVRKDFIDVNKHACRKALGIADDSFVVMAFGGSRGAKKINETMAEVLMKFNGRKDIYMILITGSNHYKNILEMLNKHNFKLKDNIRVMEYAYDMAMYMGASDLVMCRAGAITLAEVTAMGLPTILIPSPYVANNHQEYNAKVLEKTGAAVLLPEKELTSKNIINLVNVFLNDKNRLKEMEAKSKELAKPNATDMIYTNILNLIRS, from the coding sequence ATGAAAGTATTAATTTCAGGTGGAGGTACAGGAGGGCATATTTATCCTGCAATCGCAATAGCGAATAAGATAAGGGAAGAAATAAAAGGTGTTGAAATATTATTTGTAGGGACAGAAAAAGGCTTAGAAAGTCAGCTTGTACCTAAAGCAGGATATAAATTAGAAATTATTACAATTAGAGGTTTTAAAAGAAAGCTATCAATAGATACAATTTTTTCTATAAAAGATTTATTTTTAGGAATAAAGGATGCTGCAAAGATAATTAAGAAATTTAAGCCGGATTTAGTAATCGGTACGGGAGGATATGTTTGTGGTCCAGTTGTTTTTATTGCTTCATTATTGAATATAAAAACTATAATCCATGAACAAAATGTTGTTCCGGGTATGACAAATAAAATACTTTCAAAATTTGTAGACAAAATACTGGTTAGCTTTGAAGAATCTAAAGATTACTTTTACAATAGCAATAAAATAGTTGTAACAGGAAATCCAGTAAGAAAGGATTTTATAGATGTCAATAAACATGCATGTCGTAAAGCTTTAGGAATAGCTGATGATTCTTTTGTAGTAATGGCATTTGGAGGAAGTAGAGGAGCAAAAAAAATAAATGAAACAATGGCAGAGGTTTTAATGAAATTTAATGGGCGAAAGGATATTTACATGATCCTTATTACAGGAAGCAACCATTATAAGAATATATTGGAGATGTTAAATAAGCACAACTTTAAGCTAAAAGATAATATTAGAGTAATGGAATATGCTTATGATATGGCAATGTATATGGGAGCAAGTGATTTGGTTATGTGTAGAGCAGGTGCTATAACTCTTGCTGAAGTTACAGCTATGGGATTACCGACTATATTAATACCATCTCCTTATGTAGCGAATAATCATCAAGAATATAATGCAAAGGTTTTGGAAAAAACTGGCGCAGCTGTTTTATTACCTGAAAAAGAATTGACAAGTAAAAATATTATCAATTTAGTAAATGTATTTTTGAATGATAAAAACCGTCTAAAAGAAATGGAAGCTAAAAGTAAAGAGTTGGCAAAGCCAAATGCTACAGATATGATTTATACAAATATTTTAAATTTAATTAGGTCTTAA
- the mraY gene encoding phospho-N-acetylmuramoyl-pentapeptide-transferase, with protein sequence MTEHTQIITTIITSFLITLILGPIVIPILHRLKVGQSIRDEGPKSHMQKSGTPTMGGLIMITAICVTTLTSGNVNRDLYVILFATISFGLIGFIDDFIKVVLKRNLGLKAYQKLIGQITVAIIIAVYQSSISEYGTKILVPFINEEWDLGILYIPFIVTVMVATANSVNLTDGLDGLAAGVTLIVSAFFSLVAINLGYSSIAAFCGALTGACLGFLRFNAHPAKVFMGDTGSMALGGAIAAIAILMNLTLLIPIVGGIYFAEALSVILQVTSFKLTGKRIFRMSPLHHHFELKGWKETKVVIVFWSITLVLCIVGLFSLN encoded by the coding sequence ATGACAGAACATACACAAATTATAACAACAATTATTACATCATTTTTAATTACACTTATTCTAGGACCTATTGTAATACCTATATTACATAGATTAAAGGTAGGACAAAGTATAAGAGATGAAGGACCTAAATCACATATGCAAAAATCTGGAACACCTACGATGGGTGGTTTAATAATGATTACTGCTATTTGTGTAACTACACTAACTTCAGGGAATGTAAACAGAGATTTGTATGTGATTTTATTTGCAACAATTTCTTTTGGATTAATAGGGTTTATAGATGATTTTATAAAAGTTGTATTGAAGAGGAATTTAGGACTTAAGGCTTATCAAAAATTGATAGGTCAAATTACAGTTGCAATTATTATAGCAGTATATCAATCATCTATATCAGAATATGGAACAAAAATATTAGTTCCTTTTATAAATGAAGAATGGGATTTAGGAATTTTATATATTCCTTTTATTGTTACAGTTATGGTTGCAACAGCGAATAGTGTAAATTTAACAGATGGTTTGGATGGGTTGGCAGCAGGTGTTACTTTGATTGTTTCTGCTTTTTTTAGTTTAGTGGCTATAAATTTGGGCTATTCTAGTATTGCAGCATTTTGTGGAGCATTGACAGGTGCTTGCTTAGGATTTTTAAGATTTAATGCTCATCCTGCAAAAGTATTTATGGGAGATACAGGATCTATGGCACTTGGAGGAGCTATTGCAGCTATTGCAATATTAATGAATCTAACCCTTTTAATTCCTATTGTAGGAGGAATATACTTTGCAGAAGCATTATCTGTTATTCTTCAGGTAACATCTTTTAAGTTAACAGGAAAAAGAATTTTTAGAATGAGTCCTCTGCATCATCATTTTGAACTAAAGGGCTGGAAAGAAACAAAGGTTGTCATTGTATTTTGGTCTATTACATTAGTATTATGTATAGTAGGATTATTTAGCTTAAATTAA
- a CDS encoding restriction endonuclease subunit S yields the protein MKMSKVSDLFEITYGTNLVLSRLEQYDKHNENTVNFVSRTAKNNGVSAIVKRIDKIKPLERGLITVALGSNGVMESFVQPYEFYSGRDVCYLTPKNEMTLREKLFYCICLRKNKYRYNYGRQANRSLKDILIPSNVPEWVYTMKIPAYLDVEKKYSLNNKKKINVEAWKGFKYEELFDIENGRGVLIKEAKRNKGDTPLVSATRENNGVSYYVSFKPTHQANTITVVKNGNSVAEAFYQSKPFCATSDVVVLNPKFELNEYIAMFLITLMRKEKYRFNYGRKWNQTRMNKSIIKLPAQNNKPDWTFIENYIKSLKYSKLIASDM from the coding sequence ATGAAGATGAGTAAAGTATCAGATTTATTTGAAATCACGTATGGTACTAATTTAGTATTAAGTAGATTAGAACAATACGATAAGCATAATGAAAATACAGTAAATTTTGTTTCAAGAACTGCTAAAAACAATGGGGTATCAGCTATTGTAAAGAGAATTGATAAAATAAAGCCACTTGAAAGGGGGTTAATTACAGTTGCTCTAGGTAGCAATGGGGTGATGGAAAGTTTTGTTCAACCCTATGAATTTTATTCTGGTAGAGATGTTTGTTATTTAACCCCCAAAAATGAAATGACTTTAAGAGAAAAATTATTTTATTGTATATGTTTAAGAAAAAACAAATATAGATACAATTATGGCAGACAGGCTAACAGGTCTTTGAAAGATATCTTAATACCATCAAATGTACCAGAATGGGTATATACTATGAAAATACCAGCATATTTAGATGTAGAGAAAAAATATAGTTTGAATAATAAGAAGAAGATCAATGTTGAAGCTTGGAAAGGATTTAAGTATGAAGAGCTTTTCGATATAGAAAATGGTAGGGGTGTATTAATCAAAGAAGCTAAAAGAAATAAAGGCGATACACCTTTAGTAAGTGCTACTCGTGAAAATAATGGGGTGAGTTATTATGTGAGTTTTAAACCTACTCATCAAGCAAATACAATAACAGTAGTTAAAAATGGTAATAGTGTTGCAGAAGCTTTTTATCAGAGTAAGCCATTCTGTGCAACTTCTGACGTTGTTGTACTTAATCCAAAGTTTGAATTAAATGAGTATATTGCTATGTTTTTAATAACTTTAATGAGAAAGGAAAAATATAGATTTAATTATGGGAGAAAGTGGAATCAAACTAGAATGAATAAATCTATTATAAAATTACCAGCACAAAACAATAAACCAGATTGGACTTTTATTGAAAACTATATTAAGTCATTAAAGTATTCAAAATTAATAGCTTCAGATATGTAA